TCTTGGCCAGGGCATTGGCCGATTCCACGGCCTTGACCGCCTCGTCCACGTTCTGGACGTTCACGGCCGCGCCCTGCTGGATGTTCTGGATGGCCGTGCCCACCTCCTTGGTGGCCTGCATGGTCTTTTCGGCCAGCTTGCGAACTTCGTCGGCGACCACGGCGAAACCTCGCCCGGCCTCGCCGGCCCGGGCAGCCTCGATGGCCGCGTTCAGAGCCAGGAGATTGGTCTGGTCGGCGATGTCGGAAATGACGTCAAGGATGCGGCCGATGCTCTCGGCCTGCTTACCCAATCGTCCCATGTCTCCCTTGAGCTGGATGGCCTGACTAGAGGCCTGATCGTTGGCCATGACGGCCTCTTCAACGATCTTGGCTCCCTCCTCGGCCTCGGACCTGGCCTTGTCCGCGCTCTGGGCCGCCGACGAGGAGTTCCGGGCCACCTCTAGGACCGTTGCGTTCATCTCCTCCATGGCCGTGGCCGTTTCGCTCGTTCTTTGGTCCTGGATGCCGGCGCCCTTGCTGACCTCGTCCACCTGGGCGGCCAGCTCCTCAGAGGCCGAGGACAGCTGGCTGGCGATACCCGCGGCCTCCATGGCCACGTGGGTCATCTTGTCCAGAAGGCGGACGACCTTTTCCTCTTGGATCTTGGAATCCCTCAAGGCCCCTTCGGCCCTCTCCCGCTCCCGCATGGCCTCGGCGCTTTTGTTCTGAGCCTCGGACATCTTCCCCTTCAGGTTCTCGACCATCTTTGCGATGGCCTCCTTCACCTTGGCCAACTCGGAATAAAAAGACCCGACGGGCTTGGAATCGAGATCACCCCCGGCCACGGCCTCGGCATACCCGATGATCCGCATGAGCGGAGTGATGATCTGCATGTTCATGGCCACATAGACCAAAACGGAGATGACGGCCAGGATGCCCAGGGTCCAGAGCGTGATGCCTATAGCAGCCGTACGGACCTGGGCGTTCACCGCATCCAGGGAGGAGATGATCTGAAAGGCCCCGTGGATCTCCCCGACCTTCCAGCCCTCTTTGATCCCGCCGACCACATCGGGCGTCCCCTTAGGATCGCCGTGGCAATAGAGACATTCCTCGGTCAGCCGGACCGGGCGGAAATACCGGATCCGGTCCTTTTCGACGATGACCTTCTCCTGGATATTCGTTTTCCTGAACTCGTCGAGGACCTCCTTCTCCTGGGCCGTCGGAGTGTTGGCCGGATTCCTCGGACTCTCCTTGGGAGCCTTGAATTCGTATCCGGCCTTTTTTGCGTTGACCTGGGCCATCTCCATGGCCGTGACCACGGGCACGGCCTCCAGAATATCCTTGGCAGGAATTTCCTCGAAGGGCCGGATCACTCCCCGCCGGAGCTTGTCGGCCATCTCGTCGCGGGCCGCCTCGGCCATGAGCACGATGGCCTTGCTCTTTTCGAGAATCCCATTCTCGGCCCCCTGACGAATGTCCGAAATCCGCTCGTATCCGGCAATGACCGAAATCAGGATCGGACCGAGCAGGGCCAAGCCCAGAATCTTCCAACGCACGCTGATGTTCTGCAGAAAACCGGCCATGATCATCCTCTCCTTTGTCCTCGCACGAATGAAACGAATGTTGAAGACTCAATCACAAAATATGCCAGGGAGCAAGATTGTCGTTGCCGTACTTGCCTGGAATCTCCGGAATGGACAGGACCAAAAAGGCCTCGGATTCGTCCGATATAGCCCGGGCAAAGGTGTCCTTGATGCTGTAGACAAAGGCCAGGGGATGCCTCTGTCCGTCGTCCATACGCGGGGTCATGAGCACCCGCAGGACCGGGTTCTGGACCATGTCCCGGTCCAGGATGGTCTGCTGCATCCGCCGCAGGGCCTTGGGATCGTTCTCAGCCTGCCAACCGAGCCCCAGGCCGCGGCGTTCGGGCACGACCTTGAACCGGCCGGTTTTGGGGACGAACATCAGGGCCGACGGGTTGGCGGCCGTGTTGCAATAGTACGATTCGTAGCTTTCGGTATCGGCCAGAATCTCCTGGATGGTCAAATCCAGACCCACTGCCGAGGGAAAAACCATAGGA
This region of Deltaproteobacteria bacterium genomic DNA includes:
- a CDS encoding DUF3365 domain-containing protein, which codes for MAGFLQNISVRWKILGLALLGPILISVIAGYERISDIRQGAENGILEKSKAIVLMAEAARDEMADKLRRGVIRPFEEIPAKDILEAVPVVTAMEMAQVNAKKAGYEFKAPKESPRNPANTPTAQEKEVLDEFRKTNIQEKVIVEKDRIRYFRPVRLTEECLYCHGDPKGTPDVVGGIKEGWKVGEIHGAFQIISSLDAVNAQVRTAAIGITLWTLGILAVISVLVYVAMNMQIITPLMRIIGYAEAVAGGDLDSKPVGSFYSELAKVKEAIAKMVENLKGKMSEAQNKSAEAMRERERAEGALRDSKIQEEKVVRLLDKMTHVAMEAAGIASQLSSASEELAAQVDEVSKGAGIQDQRTSETATAMEEMNATVLEVARNSSSAAQSADKARSEAEEGAKIVEEAVMANDQASSQAIQLKGDMGRLGKQAESIGRILDVISDIADQTNLLALNAAIEAARAGEAGRGFAVVADEVRKLAEKTMQATKEVGTAIQNIQQGAAVNVQNVDEAVKAVESANALAKSSGEALRRIVGLSIHTADEVRSIATAAEEQSAASEEINRAVEDISRITAETSEGMNQSAQAVTELAQLAHQLNTLIGEMTEVE